One Frankia alni ACN14a DNA window includes the following coding sequences:
- a CDS encoding ATP-binding protein: MEIKLSLSLPRDEISIPVVRRICTQSLKVLGVSQECIDDVELALTEACANVLLHAQIEDEYEVSVGVDNEVAVIEVSDRGGGLDSTFESVFDPDRATRPTPDGTAPENVPEQGRGIFLMRALMDRVQFHRVEGPHRGTRVHLEKVLAWEESAPGAQLARARRATGPWGTPHPPKAADEPV, encoded by the coding sequence ATGGAGATCAAACTAAGCCTGTCGTTGCCTCGCGATGAGATCTCCATACCGGTGGTTAGACGAATCTGTACGCAGTCGCTAAAGGTTCTCGGGGTATCCCAGGAATGCATCGATGATGTTGAGCTTGCGTTGACGGAGGCATGTGCGAATGTTCTTCTCCATGCCCAGATCGAGGACGAGTACGAGGTGTCGGTCGGCGTCGACAACGAGGTGGCCGTCATCGAGGTGAGCGACCGCGGCGGCGGCCTGGACAGCACCTTCGAGAGCGTGTTCGATCCGGACCGGGCGACCCGCCCGACCCCGGACGGCACGGCGCCGGAGAACGTCCCGGAGCAGGGGCGGGGAATCTTCCTGATGCGGGCGCTCATGGACCGCGTCCAGTTCCACCGCGTCGAGGGCCCACATCGGGGTACCCGCGTCCACCTGGAGAAGGTACTGGCCTGGGAGGAGAGCGCCCCGGGTGCGCAGCTGGCCCGGGCACGCAGGGCGACCGGCCCGTGGGGCACCCCCCACCCGCCGAAGGCCGCCGACGAACCCGTCTGA
- the purQ gene encoding phosphoribosylformylglycinamidine synthase subunit PurQ, translating into MDAVRTDATRTTARIGVVTFPGSLDDRDAALAVRAAGAEPVALWHGDDDLAGVDAVILPGGFSYGDYLRAGAIARFSPMVAALVAAAADGLPTLGICNGFQVLCEAGLLPGALTRNAGLHFVCRDQRLRVETTATAWTRDYQAGEEIVIPVKHGDGRFVASPEVLAELAAQDRIVLRYLGGNPNGSADDIAGVCNAERTIMGLMPHPEHAVDELTGSGLDGLRMFTSVLTGLLARA; encoded by the coding sequence ATGGATGCGGTGAGGACCGACGCGACCAGGACGACGGCCAGGATCGGGGTCGTCACCTTCCCGGGTTCGCTCGACGACCGGGACGCGGCGCTCGCCGTGCGGGCCGCCGGCGCCGAGCCGGTCGCCCTCTGGCACGGCGACGACGACCTCGCCGGGGTCGACGCCGTCATCCTGCCCGGCGGCTTCTCCTACGGGGACTACCTGCGCGCCGGCGCGATCGCCCGGTTCTCCCCGATGGTCGCGGCCCTCGTCGCCGCGGCCGCCGACGGCCTGCCCACGCTGGGCATCTGCAACGGCTTCCAGGTGCTGTGCGAGGCCGGCCTGCTGCCGGGCGCGCTGACCCGCAACGCCGGGCTGCACTTCGTCTGCCGCGACCAGCGGCTGCGGGTCGAGACCACGGCGACGGCGTGGACGCGCGACTACCAGGCCGGCGAGGAGATCGTCATCCCCGTCAAGCACGGTGACGGCCGCTTCGTGGCGAGCCCCGAGGTGCTCGCCGAGCTGGCTGCGCAGGACCGGATCGTCCTGCGTTACCTCGGCGGCAACCCCAACGGCTCGGCCGACGACATCGCCGGGGTCTGCAACGCCGAGCGCACGATCATGGGCCTCATGCCTCACCCGGAACACGCCGTCGACGAGCTGACCGGCTCGGGCCTGGACGGGCTGCGCATGTTCACCTCGGTGCTGACCGGCCTGCTCGCCCGCGCCTGA